A stretch of the Synechocystis sp. PCC 7338 genome encodes the following:
- a CDS encoding TolC family protein: MKSIHPLKFWSSSTLLLLLSTSVGVFLPGFSGGQGAIAVAQSPATTPAENPLPSVETGTGGSASEFALPELPLAMPDERLNPSGNPLMFPTKPDEVDTTVRQAITLDEAIALALRNNEQLQEAKLSLEQQEAGLMAARAALYPNLDTDFTFSRDSSAAAEANNALIANQDQTTTVTPELRPETSTNAVGNINLTYSIYAGGERSAQIAKAEQLVQNSRLQVEVVAEQTRFEATDRYYALQGADAQVAIAQASVEDASQSLRDARLLEQAGLGTRFDVLRAEGDLATANEALTRAIADQRNARRRLAQLLSVGQRVELTAADEIVEAGDWNLPLDESIVKAYKNRAELEQQLVQIEVSEQDRYIALAAMKPRVDFLANYTYQNNFDSSAGLVDGYSFAARVRWNFFDGGRALAEARRADRQMDIAKTAFSEQRNQIRLEVEESYYTLISNKENIGSTRTNVIRFEEALRLARLRFQAGVGTQTDVINAQRDLANARGRFLQAIIGYNQSLNQLQRSISNLPNNHLFDVQP; the protein is encoded by the coding sequence ATGAAATCAATCCATCCGCTCAAATTTTGGTCTTCTTCCACTCTGTTGTTGCTACTCAGCACCAGCGTCGGTGTCTTTTTGCCCGGCTTCAGTGGCGGCCAGGGGGCGATCGCCGTGGCCCAAAGTCCCGCCACCACTCCCGCTGAGAACCCTCTCCCATCGGTGGAGACAGGAACGGGGGGTAGCGCCAGTGAATTTGCTTTGCCTGAGTTGCCGCTCGCCATGCCCGATGAGCGTTTGAATCCTTCCGGTAATCCCCTCATGTTTCCCACCAAACCCGATGAGGTGGATACCACGGTACGGCAGGCCATTACCTTGGACGAAGCCATTGCTTTGGCTCTAAGGAACAATGAACAGCTACAGGAGGCCAAGCTATCCCTGGAGCAACAAGAGGCTGGTTTAATGGCTGCCCGGGCGGCCCTCTACCCCAATTTAGATACAGATTTCACCTTTAGCCGGGATAGTAGTGCAGCAGCCGAAGCCAACAATGCCCTCATTGCTAACCAGGATCAAACCACCACCGTCACCCCAGAATTACGCCCGGAAACCAGCACTAATGCGGTGGGCAATATTAACTTGACCTATAGCATCTATGCTGGTGGGGAAAGGAGCGCCCAAATTGCTAAGGCGGAGCAGTTGGTGCAAAACAGTCGTCTTCAAGTGGAAGTGGTGGCGGAACAAACCCGCTTTGAAGCTACGGATCGTTACTATGCTCTCCAGGGGGCTGACGCCCAGGTGGCGATCGCCCAGGCTTCCGTGGAGGATGCTTCCCAGAGTTTACGGGATGCCCGCCTTCTGGAACAGGCCGGTTTAGGGACTCGTTTTGATGTGTTACGGGCGGAAGGGGATTTGGCCACTGCCAATGAAGCTTTAACTAGGGCGATCGCCGATCAACGCAATGCCCGCCGCCGCCTGGCCCAACTGCTGAGTGTGGGGCAACGGGTGGAATTAACCGCCGCTGATGAAATTGTGGAAGCGGGAGATTGGAACTTACCCCTGGATGAAAGTATTGTCAAAGCCTATAAAAATCGGGCTGAGCTAGAACAACAATTAGTGCAAATTGAGGTGAGTGAACAGGATCGCTATATTGCCCTGGCGGCCATGAAACCCCGGGTGGATTTTCTGGCCAATTACACTTATCAAAACAATTTCGATAGCAGTGCCGGGCTAGTGGATGGTTATTCCTTTGCCGCCCGGGTACGCTGGAACTTTTTTGACGGGGGAAGGGCATTGGCTGAAGCCCGCCGGGCCGATCGCCAAATGGACATTGCCAAAACCGCCTTTTCCGAACAAAGAAATCAAATTCGCTTGGAGGTGGAGGAATCCTACTACACCCTAATTTCTAACAAAGAAAATATTGGCAGTACCCGCACCAACGTCATTCGTTTTGAAGAAGCTCTCCGTTTAGCCCGATTGCGTTTCCAGGCTGGGGTGGGGACTCAAACCGATGTTATTAATGCCCAACGGGATTTAGCCAACGCCCGGGGGCGGTTCCTGCAGGCAATTATTGGCTATAACCAGTCCTTAAACCAACTCCAGCGCTCCATTAGTAATTTGCCTAACAACCACCTCTTTGATGTTCAACCCTAG
- a CDS encoding WecB/TagA/CpsF family glycosyltransferase produces MATDFAELTLQQAFVFGVPVHLCDDYGRWLKNCLALGQGVHVVTLNSEMVMLAEKEVAVQRVIQQAELVIPDGAGVTIYLKLEGIEQNRCPGIELAEAMVRHMGQSKANQAIAFYGGAPGIAELAAQRWQGKYPGLKILANHGFLTEAERQAWQQTLAREQPRLILVGLGVPRQEYWIRDYRHLCPQGIWIGVGGSFDVWSGTKERAPEFFCRHNLEWFYRLYQEPWRWRRMLALPKFFFRTLIRR; encoded by the coding sequence ATGGCCACCGACTTTGCTGAGCTAACATTGCAACAAGCGTTTGTTTTTGGGGTGCCGGTACACCTGTGCGACGACTATGGCCGCTGGCTGAAAAATTGCCTTGCCCTAGGTCAGGGAGTCCACGTGGTCACGCTGAACTCGGAAATGGTGATGCTGGCTGAAAAAGAAGTGGCGGTACAACGAGTTATCCAGCAAGCGGAATTGGTGATTCCCGACGGTGCTGGAGTGACCATTTATTTAAAATTGGAAGGCATTGAGCAAAACCGTTGCCCTGGCATTGAACTGGCGGAAGCTATGGTGCGCCACATGGGCCAAAGCAAGGCTAATCAGGCGATCGCCTTTTATGGAGGGGCACCGGGCATAGCTGAGCTAGCGGCCCAACGTTGGCAAGGGAAATATCCAGGGTTAAAAATTTTGGCAAACCATGGTTTTTTAACTGAAGCGGAGCGGCAAGCTTGGCAACAAACCCTAGCCCGGGAACAGCCCCGCCTAATTTTGGTCGGTTTGGGAGTTCCTCGGCAGGAATATTGGATTCGGGACTATCGCCACCTTTGTCCCCAGGGCATCTGGATCGGGGTGGGAGGCAGTTTTGATGTGTGGTCGGGCACCAAGGAAAGGGCACCGGAATTTTTCTGTCGCCATAACCTGGAGTGGTTTTATCGACTATACCAAGAACCCTGGCGCTGGCGGCGGATGTTGGCCTTGCCCAAATTTTTCTTCCGCACCCTCATCCGTCGGTGA
- a CDS encoding type IV pilus secretin PilQ, with translation MKNFRFWLTTEMVACCLLAMAPAQAETLPQSDTFGANLETAIASDLSRDWLKFDKILEQSLKQKEDIDSWSPSLELTQTKSLVKPEQKLTNIELLIQELEALSDPLALNFPEPNQTSVAQMAPSSRPMPPPPAGSGQVMFPNPEIIIQQQGGAPQGGARVGNPNILSPAVPVAPVRSRAVPPPVGDLAISNINASFDMIDLGQRGQVNVPSLVLREAPAREVLAVLTRYAGMNLIFTDNQSNEGTPTPGTPPGGQDAPPPNQSTITLDIQNESVQDVFNYVLMASGLKASRRGNTIFAGASLLPSARNIITRTIRLNQASAESVASTLASQGAEVNILFEGQEDVQLAENAPPRVIKQPPTLVPLTVQKPANDSSVLILEGLVVSTDPRLNTVTLVGEPRNVELASSMITQMDARRRQVAVNVKIIDINLNNIQDYDSSFSFGIGDSFFVQDSGRGIMRFGDTAPVQEIDINNPLGRVTNPPAIVNPFFNGPGEDVFFDLSRLTNIETPLGTGTIPLNFFTSGSGAISNNPLFTGVTDFPIAEVDQDGILTVTYPEFGLPSFYQYPKKFQAQIDAQIRSGNAKILTDPTLIVQEGEAAQVKLTESVIASVDTQVDTQGNTAVRTITPVLEDVGLTLNVIVDRIDDNGFITLRVNPIVASPAGTERFDSGAGAINEITLINKRELTSGVVRLRDDQTFILSGIISELQRSTTSKVPILGDLPVIGALFRQSTDTTDRSEVIILMTPKIIHDSTEAQFGFRYNPDAATAEFLRQKGFPVQAQP, from the coding sequence GTGAAAAATTTTCGGTTTTGGTTAACGACGGAAATGGTAGCCTGCTGTTTACTGGCTATGGCCCCTGCCCAGGCGGAAACTCTGCCCCAGTCGGACACATTTGGCGCAAATCTAGAAACGGCGATCGCCAGTGACTTGAGTCGAGATTGGCTAAAATTTGACAAAATTCTGGAGCAATCCCTCAAGCAAAAAGAGGATATTGATTCTTGGTCACCATCATTGGAGTTGACCCAGACCAAATCTCTTGTCAAGCCAGAGCAAAAGTTAACGAATATTGAGCTGCTAATACAGGAATTGGAAGCTCTATCCGATCCTTTAGCCTTGAACTTTCCAGAACCTAACCAGACCAGTGTTGCTCAAATGGCTCCCTCCAGCCGTCCTATGCCCCCCCCTCCAGCGGGCAGTGGACAAGTCATGTTTCCCAACCCGGAAATTATTATTCAACAACAGGGTGGTGCTCCCCAGGGAGGAGCGAGGGTAGGTAATCCCAATATTTTGTCCCCCGCTGTGCCAGTGGCTCCCGTCCGTTCCAGGGCAGTGCCACCACCGGTGGGGGATTTGGCTATTTCCAATATCAACGCTTCCTTCGACATGATTGATCTTGGTCAAAGGGGCCAGGTTAACGTGCCAAGTTTAGTGCTAAGGGAAGCCCCCGCCAGGGAAGTGCTGGCAGTGTTGACTCGTTATGCCGGCATGAACTTGATTTTCACTGATAATCAAAGCAATGAAGGGACTCCCACTCCCGGCACTCCTCCCGGTGGACAGGATGCTCCTCCGCCCAATCAGTCAACTATCACCTTAGATATTCAAAATGAGAGCGTTCAGGATGTCTTTAACTATGTTCTGATGGCATCGGGGCTAAAGGCCAGTCGTCGGGGTAATACCATTTTCGCGGGTGCTAGTCTACTGCCTTCTGCCCGGAATATTATCACCCGCACCATCCGATTGAACCAGGCTAGCGCTGAATCCGTAGCTAGTACTTTAGCTTCCCAAGGGGCTGAAGTAAATATTCTCTTTGAAGGCCAAGAAGATGTTCAACTCGCGGAGAACGCTCCACCAAGAGTAATCAAACAGCCCCCCACCCTAGTCCCTTTAACTGTTCAAAAACCAGCCAACGATTCTTCAGTTTTAATTCTGGAAGGATTAGTAGTTAGTACAGACCCCCGTTTAAATACAGTAACTTTGGTGGGTGAACCCCGTAATGTGGAATTGGCTAGCTCCATGATCACGCAGATGGATGCTCGCCGTCGTCAAGTAGCAGTTAACGTCAAGATTATTGACATCAACCTTAATAATATTCAGGATTATGACAGTAGCTTTTCCTTTGGTATAGGGGATAGTTTCTTTGTTCAAGACAGCGGTAGGGGGATAATGCGTTTTGGTGATACTGCTCCGGTTCAGGAAATTGACATTAACAATCCGTTAGGGCGAGTTACTAATCCCCCTGCCATCGTCAATCCATTTTTTAATGGTCCCGGTGAAGATGTTTTCTTTGACCTTAGTAGACTAACCAATATTGAAACTCCCCTTGGTACAGGGACAATTCCCCTTAATTTCTTCACATCAGGATCGGGAGCTATTTCCAATAATCCACTATTCACTGGGGTTACCGACTTTCCAATTGCGGAGGTTGATCAAGATGGCATTTTAACAGTTACTTATCCCGAGTTTGGTCTGCCATCTTTCTATCAGTATCCGAAGAAATTCCAGGCACAAATTGATGCCCAGATACGCAGTGGTAATGCCAAGATCCTCACTGATCCAACTCTGATTGTTCAGGAAGGGGAAGCGGCCCAAGTTAAACTAACGGAATCCGTCATTGCTAGTGTCGATACCCAGGTTGATACCCAAGGAAACACCGCCGTCAGGACCATTACGCCAGTTTTGGAAGATGTTGGGCTAACGCTAAATGTCATCGTTGACCGAATTGATGACAATGGCTTTATTACGTTGCGGGTTAATCCAATAGTTGCATCTCCGGCTGGCACAGAAAGATTTGATAGTGGTGCTGGCGCCATCAACGAAATCACACTAATAAACAAAAGGGAACTTACTTCCGGTGTAGTTCGGCTGAGGGATGATCAGACATTCATTCTATCTGGCATTATTTCGGAACTTCAACGTTCTACCACAAGTAAAGTTCCAATTCTGGGAGATTTACCGGTGATTGGGGCATTGTTTCGGCAGTCCACAGACACCACGGACCGTTCGGAGGTTATTATTCTCATGACTCCCAAAATTATTCATGACAGTACGGAAGCTCAATTTGGTTTCCGCTATAATCCCGATGCGGCGACAGCGGAATTTTTGCGACAGAAAGGATTCCCGGTTCAAGCTCAACCGTAA
- a CDS encoding PilN domain-containing protein translates to MYSLDVNFLKDRNSDVVRSTQTTSITLAGDDLQKQMPLYIGAGVMVLLPALAGLGVLLINWQKGVAQTNIQQLETELTQLQGEQQKIQEVQAKTAAAHQDADGLIAVFNQIKPWSALLQEITNQLPQEVQLQSIQQEGNLVTLSGFAGNYGALNDFLLTLQSSKFLQANKTQLMTANAAALPITGEGTTAQTGGTEELEADQGTSTVLIPAGVSYTIQTEITNTPDKDLMTALIKNGAAGLVARFKFLELKGVLDRPADVPDVPPPPIVEPTGDAPPPETSN, encoded by the coding sequence ATGTATAGCCTAGACGTCAACTTTCTCAAGGACCGCAACTCTGACGTTGTTCGGTCCACCCAAACCACCAGCATTACCCTAGCGGGAGACGATCTACAGAAACAAATGCCGCTTTACATTGGGGCGGGGGTGATGGTACTCTTGCCTGCTTTGGCTGGGTTGGGGGTGCTGCTGATCAATTGGCAAAAGGGCGTTGCCCAGACCAATATTCAACAGTTAGAAACGGAGTTGACCCAACTACAGGGGGAACAGCAAAAAATCCAGGAAGTGCAAGCAAAAACAGCGGCGGCTCACCAGGATGCGGACGGCTTAATCGCTGTGTTTAATCAAATTAAGCCTTGGTCGGCTTTATTGCAGGAAATTACTAATCAGTTACCCCAGGAAGTACAGTTACAAAGTATCCAACAGGAAGGAAACTTGGTTACCCTGTCCGGATTTGCCGGGAACTACGGTGCTCTAAATGATTTCCTCCTCACTTTGCAGAGTTCAAAGTTTTTACAGGCTAATAAAACTCAGTTAATGACGGCCAATGCGGCAGCTTTACCCATTACTGGGGAAGGCACAACAGCCCAAACTGGTGGAACAGAGGAACTAGAAGCGGATCAGGGCACTTCTACGGTTTTAATTCCAGCGGGGGTGAGCTACACCATCCAGACTGAGATCACTAATACCCCAGATAAGGATCTGATGACAGCATTAATTAAAAATGGGGCGGCGGGTTTAGTGGCCCGATTTAAATTTTTAGAACTCAAGGGGGTATTGGATCGGCCAGCGGATGTACCGGATGTTCCCCCTCCCCCGATTGTGGAACCAACAGGGGATGCTCCTCCACCAGAGACCTCAAACTAG
- a CDS encoding FkbM family methyltransferase, producing the protein MRVEPCCQALLTQLLPEVDPQRQGVCIDVGVGTFAFYCQIFAELNFTSLAIEPLPVKALKKLAEHPKLTLLPVCLSDQNGEQTLYVGKFAGIFNSNFSSLSPQWFGASGQARQVKTITLQTLIDQQQIKQITCLKLDIEGWEWAVIKQLENIEEKLLPAVVMFEYGGGVNRGQNQKGWAPEFFQNTLNILKLLKTLGYGQGILLDFAPNCQEIIFDLNQLEISELDKLFPPESVYGNIIVFKNHQAKENQLSQICKLYYRVNILERLVNTLVSR; encoded by the coding sequence ATGCGTGTTGAACCCTGTTGCCAAGCCCTATTAACCCAACTTTTACCGGAAGTTGATCCCCAGCGCCAGGGAGTTTGCATTGATGTCGGGGTAGGAACCTTTGCCTTCTATTGTCAGATTTTTGCTGAGTTGAATTTCACCAGTTTGGCGATCGAGCCTTTACCAGTGAAGGCGTTAAAAAAGTTAGCAGAACATCCCAAGTTAACTCTCTTGCCAGTTTGTTTGTCCGATCAAAATGGGGAACAAACTCTTTATGTAGGCAAATTTGCTGGAATTTTTAACAGTAATTTCAGTTCCCTTTCCCCCCAATGGTTTGGTGCTTCTGGGCAGGCTCGTCAGGTAAAAACTATCACCCTGCAAACATTAATAGATCAACAACAAATTAAGCAAATAACTTGTCTTAAATTAGATATTGAAGGTTGGGAATGGGCTGTAATTAAACAGCTAGAAAATATAGAAGAAAAGCTTCTACCCGCTGTGGTGATGTTTGAGTACGGCGGTGGAGTAAACCGTGGGCAAAATCAAAAAGGCTGGGCTCCAGAATTTTTTCAAAATACATTAAATATTCTGAAATTGTTAAAAACTCTGGGTTACGGCCAGGGAATTTTGTTGGATTTCGCTCCAAACTGCCAAGAAATAATTTTTGATCTTAATCAACTGGAAATATCCGAGTTGGATAAACTTTTCCCCCCCGAAAGTGTTTACGGCAACATTATTGTTTTCAAAAATCATCAAGCAAAAGAAAACCAGCTATCCCAGATTTGCAAACTCTATTATCGAGTTAACATTCTGGAACGGCTGGTCAACACCTTAGTCTCCCGTTGA
- a CDS encoding iron uptake porin, with protein sequence MINRSMKSCLLAALGGLLVGGMAAPAIANPVSIVPVMPTPALDKETAQANYDQSYQAYTDLLGQVTSINQFRDVSPNNWAYEALRNLVDNYGCIVGYPDRTFRGDRALTRNEFAAGLSACLTQLEARMLNSRQQLGQFMEEKETSLAAGDTLENVFTRASYNATGRFYDLTSISGQANKIFGWRSWPGSYFDNMIAEDAAVVEAVYHDALEQQTRGTVIHTRDLPDPFNQSLLEDWSQYTRFGNPTLPPTAPGF encoded by the coding sequence ATGATTAACCGATCAATGAAATCTTGTTTATTAGCGGCCCTAGGGGGATTGCTAGTGGGGGGAATGGCCGCTCCGGCGATCGCCAACCCCGTTAGTATTGTCCCTGTTATGCCAACCCCGGCCCTGGACAAAGAAACGGCCCAGGCCAACTATGACCAGAGTTACCAAGCCTATACAGACCTTTTGGGGCAGGTCACCAGCATTAATCAGTTTCGGGATGTATCCCCCAACAATTGGGCCTACGAAGCACTGCGCAATTTAGTCGATAACTATGGCTGTATTGTTGGTTACCCTGATCGAACTTTCCGGGGCGACAGAGCTTTGACCCGCAACGAATTTGCCGCCGGTTTGAGCGCCTGCCTAACTCAGTTGGAGGCAAGGATGTTGAACTCCCGGCAACAGTTGGGGCAGTTTATGGAAGAAAAAGAAACGTCCCTCGCCGCTGGGGATACCCTGGAGAATGTTTTCACCCGGGCTTCCTACAATGCCACCGGGCGCTTTTACGACCTCACCAGTATTTCTGGCCAGGCTAATAAAATTTTCGGTTGGCGCAGTTGGCCCGGTTCCTACTTCGACAACATGATTGCCGAAGATGCGGCAGTGGTGGAAGCTGTTTATCATGATGCCCTCGAACAGCAAACCCGAGGCACTGTGATCCATACCAGGGATTTACCAGACCCTTTCAACCAGTCCCTGCTGGAAGATTGGTCTCAATACACCCGCTTTGGCAATCCCACACTGCCTCCCACCGCCCCCGGCTTTTAA
- a CDS encoding pilus assembly protein, whose translation MTSYSEEYSSTTTIIDEEFDAGGNYPTAFGITFTPQVSGISLGVLGLLAMGYVLLNFFMPALGEYQQLKQDEQAKQAQVDQQSPEVLMRLLANAEVQLQEAQQRKATVLELYANSEDLNTILYNFNTLFVNRDMRLLSFLPQGEPVVIADDSLGANVNNRLKRQTYTISMAGGFSQTLALIRDIERLQPLILMKNLRTSLVNPEFPVNVVRDGDTVQVQTDASDTLTTDLTLEVFMPLTPEEIAALTPPPPPPGQEGQPPAEGETPPAP comes from the coding sequence ATGACTAGCTACAGTGAAGAGTATTCGTCAACAACGACAATTATTGATGAGGAGTTTGACGCCGGGGGCAATTATCCGACGGCATTTGGGATAACCTTTACCCCCCAGGTAAGTGGCATTAGTCTAGGGGTTCTTGGCTTACTGGCCATGGGCTATGTGCTGCTCAATTTTTTCATGCCAGCTTTGGGGGAATATCAACAACTCAAGCAGGATGAACAAGCGAAGCAGGCCCAGGTTGATCAGCAATCCCCGGAAGTGTTGATGCGCCTTTTGGCCAATGCGGAGGTGCAGTTACAAGAAGCGCAGCAAAGAAAGGCAACAGTGCTAGAACTCTATGCCAATAGCGAAGATTTGAACACAATCTTGTATAACTTCAACACTTTATTTGTCAATAGGGACATGAGGTTATTGAGTTTTTTGCCCCAGGGAGAGCCGGTGGTAATTGCTGATGATAGCCTGGGGGCAAACGTTAATAATCGGCTAAAGCGGCAAACCTACACCATTTCCATGGCCGGTGGCTTTAGCCAAACTTTAGCTTTAATTAGGGACATTGAAAGGCTACAGCCGCTGATTTTAATGAAAAATTTGCGGACTAGCTTGGTCAACCCAGAATTTCCAGTCAATGTGGTTAGGGATGGGGACACTGTGCAAGTACAGACCGATGCGTCGGATACTCTGACTACAGATTTAACTTTGGAGGTGTTTATGCCATTAACCCCTGAGGAGATTGCCGCCCTGACTCCCCCGCCGCCGCCACCGGGCCAGGAGGGACAACCCCCAGCGGAAGGAGAAACGCCTCCGGCTCCCTAG
- the pilM gene encoding type IV pilus biogenesis protein PilM, protein MFSRLTSLFSRKSSGVGLEITPERVNVAQLTSQGQSYKLRKFGHASIPEGIFEEGKIVDSPALAEIIQELLSEHSINTKQVATAVPMREAIIRMLPVPAELDENELRDMVLNHEAALYLPYPREEVDLDYQKLGLFEDEDGIEKVQVLLVATRREVTDSYLDTFQQAGLQVDVLEINSFALIRTIREQLRQFGSREAAVLVDIEFDSTEIAIIVDGVPQFSRTVPIGTYQMQNALSRAMNLPPSRNPEILQGMTIPVTQFDTMSTQGTAVNPGMNALMRVMGELTDELRRSINFYLNQSEELELVQLLLAGPGGGLIQLDEYFTQRLSIPTVRVDPFEALAIDTDQNFSDVERPSLATVLGLGIREA, encoded by the coding sequence ATGTTTAGCCGTCTCACTAGCTTATTTAGCCGTAAATCCTCCGGGGTAGGGCTAGAAATCACCCCCGAAAGGGTTAATGTTGCCCAACTTACTTCCCAGGGTCAGAGCTATAAACTGAGGAAGTTTGGTCACGCTTCCATTCCGGAGGGGATTTTTGAGGAAGGGAAGATCGTTGATTCTCCAGCCTTGGCGGAAATTATTCAGGAACTGCTGAGCGAGCATAGTATTAACACCAAGCAGGTGGCCACGGCGGTGCCCATGCGGGAGGCTATCATTCGTATGCTGCCGGTGCCGGCGGAGTTGGACGAAAACGAGTTGCGGGACATGGTGCTGAACCACGAAGCGGCCCTGTATTTGCCCTACCCCCGGGAAGAAGTGGATTTGGATTACCAAAAACTAGGCTTGTTCGAGGATGAAGACGGCATCGAAAAGGTGCAGGTGTTGTTGGTGGCCACCCGTCGGGAGGTGACCGATTCCTATCTAGATACTTTTCAGCAGGCGGGGCTCCAGGTGGACGTGCTGGAAATCAATAGTTTTGCCCTAATTAGAACCATTCGGGAACAGTTGCGGCAGTTTGGTTCTCGGGAGGCGGCGGTTTTGGTGGATATTGAGTTCGACAGCACGGAAATTGCCATCATTGTGGACGGAGTGCCCCAGTTTTCTCGCACAGTCCCCATTGGCACTTACCAGATGCAGAATGCCCTTTCCCGGGCGATGAATTTGCCTCCTTCCCGCAACCCAGAAATTTTGCAGGGCATGACCATTCCCGTCACCCAGTTCGACACCATGAGCACCCAGGGCACAGCGGTTAATCCCGGCATGAATGCCCTAATGCGGGTCATGGGTGAACTAACCGACGAGCTGCGGCGGTCTATCAATTTCTACCTCAACCAGAGTGAAGAATTGGAATTGGTGCAGTTACTCTTGGCCGGCCCCGGTGGTGGTCTGATCCAATTGGATGAATATTTCACCCAACGCTTAAGTATTCCCACCGTCAGGGTCGACCCCTTTGAAGCTCTGGCGATCGACACTGATCAGAACTTTTCTGACGTAGAGCGTCCCAGTCTGGCCACGGTTTTGGGTTTGGGTATCCGGGAAGCCTAG
- the ggt gene encoding gamma-glutamyltransferase: MAGKTIGVVAAGHAQTAEAGKLMLEEGGNAFDAAITSVLAACVVESGLTSLGGGGFLLAQTAARKSYLFDFFCQTPLVNPGEKAVDFYPVALNFGGAWQTFHIGKGAIAVPGMVAGLFAVHRRLGHLPFNALIEPAVAYARQGFTLNRFNDFTNHLLEPILTQQEEGRQFYAPQGKILRQGEKAYLPQFADVLEKLARYGPDWFYRGELTEWVLASLGEASALTAKDWADYQVAIRTPLRAQYRQRQLLTNPPPSAGGILIAFALQLLEKYDLSQYPLGSAAQIQLFSQVMALSNRARRQYLDGNLHCQDIESKFLGGDRLVYKLEQSNFANKLGSTTHISVLDGEGNAASLTSSNGEGAGHFIPGTGIMLNNMLGEEDLSPQGFYQWQLGQRLSSMMAPTILLNQEQPQLVLGSGGSNRIRSAILQVVCHHLDYQLPLTEAVGQGRIHWEAHKLDLEPTPVADILAQLQFDDGTQSTLWTEQNMFFGGVHGVAATDAGDLEGVGDPRRSGAVAYSVE, from the coding sequence ATGGCGGGTAAAACCATTGGGGTAGTGGCGGCGGGCCATGCCCAAACGGCGGAAGCGGGCAAACTGATGCTGGAAGAGGGGGGCAATGCCTTCGATGCGGCGATCACCTCGGTGTTGGCGGCCTGCGTGGTGGAGTCGGGTTTAACTTCCCTGGGGGGAGGGGGTTTTCTGTTGGCCCAGACCGCGGCCAGGAAAAGTTACCTGTTCGATTTTTTCTGCCAAACGCCCCTAGTCAATCCAGGGGAAAAAGCAGTGGACTTCTACCCTGTGGCCCTCAACTTTGGGGGAGCTTGGCAAACTTTTCACATTGGAAAAGGGGCGATCGCCGTGCCGGGGATGGTGGCGGGGTTGTTTGCAGTACACAGGAGACTGGGGCACTTACCTTTCAACGCCTTGATTGAACCAGCGGTGGCATATGCTCGCCAGGGGTTTACCCTCAACCGTTTCAATGATTTTACCAATCATCTGTTGGAGCCGATTCTGACCCAACAGGAGGAAGGCAGACAATTTTACGCCCCCCAAGGAAAAATTCTCCGCCAAGGAGAAAAGGCCTATCTGCCCCAGTTTGCGGACGTGTTGGAAAAATTGGCCCGTTACGGCCCGGATTGGTTTTACCGGGGAGAGTTAACTGAGTGGGTGCTGGCATCTTTGGGGGAAGCCAGTGCCTTAACTGCCAAGGACTGGGCCGACTATCAAGTGGCAATTCGTACCCCTCTGCGGGCCCAATATCGCCAACGGCAACTGTTAACCAATCCTCCCCCCAGTGCTGGAGGCATTCTCATTGCCTTTGCTCTGCAGTTGCTAGAAAAGTACGACCTCAGCCAATATCCTCTGGGTAGTGCGGCACAAATCCAGCTTTTTAGCCAGGTAATGGCCCTGAGCAACCGGGCCCGCCGGCAATATCTAGATGGCAATCTCCACTGCCAGGACATTGAGTCCAAATTTCTGGGCGGCGATCGCCTAGTTTACAAATTAGAACAATCGAACTTCGCCAACAAATTGGGTAGCACCACCCACATTAGTGTTTTGGATGGGGAGGGCAATGCCGCCAGTTTAACCAGTTCCAATGGGGAGGGGGCGGGGCATTTTATTCCCGGCACAGGCATTATGCTGAACAACATGTTGGGGGAAGAAGACCTCAGTCCCCAGGGCTTTTACCAATGGCAACTGGGGCAACGTTTATCATCGATGATGGCCCCTACTATCCTTTTGAACCAGGAACAACCTCAGTTGGTTTTGGGGTCAGGAGGATCAAATCGCATTCGCAGTGCCATTTTGCAGGTGGTCTGCCATCACCTCGATTACCAATTACCGTTAACCGAAGCAGTGGGGCAGGGACGTATCCATTGGGAGGCCCACAAATTGGATTTGGAGCCAACCCCTGTGGCTGACATTCTGGCCCAACTGCAATTCGACGATGGCACCCAGAGTACCCTCTGGACAGAACAAAATATGTTTTTTGGGGGAGTTCATGGGGTTGCCGCCACCGACGCTGGAGACCTGGAAGGGGTTGGAGATCCCCGGCGATCGGGGGCCGTAGCCTACAGTGTCGAATAA